TTCGGTCCAGTCGCTTTGCGCCTGGGACAGGGCTTCGGTCATGGCCTCGGCAGCCTGCCGCCCGACTTGCCGGTAACGTTCGACCTCACCGTCAAGCAGCGTCCAGCGCAGTTGTGCCGTTCCGGCAGGCAGCGGACCTTCATCTCCCTGTGGACGGTCACAGATCACCCGCCCTCCCCTGGAAAGTTCACGTATACGCACTTCACGGGCATGCTCATCGGCCCAGGGATGCGACCACACCGTGAAGGGTGCGGTGATTTCCTCTTCACGCAGGCGCTCGGCTTCGATGTCGTTCGTGAGGATGAACGCCCCTTCGTGGGTCACCAGAATCTCGGCGACGCCCGTCTCGGATGCCAGCTGGACTACATTGGAACCGCCCGCAGTGGCCCAGGCAAACCACTCGGATCCCTTCAGCCGCAGCGCACTCGCGCCGGCACCTTCAAGCACTTCAAGCAGGCGACCCAGTTTTGCCGCGACTTCCGTGACCCGGCTCAACGGGCGCCCCGCCCGACCGTCACAGCTGCACCTCGCGCAGTTCGCGCGCCTTGTCCTCGGGCAGGGCGTCGTTGGCGAACACGCCTGCTCCCAGTTCGGTGCCCGCCAGGAACTTGAGTTTGCCGGGCGCGCGCAAGGCTGGGTAAAACTCGAAACGCAGCGGCCACTCCGGGTAGTCGGTACCGTCTGTGGGCGCCTGATGCAAGGTCATCAGGTACGGCATCCGCACTCCGAACAAGGCGTCCAGGCGCTGCAACGTGTCCTTGAGCAGCTCGGCCACCCCAAGGCGTTCCTCCGGGGAGAGGTCGGACAGGAAGGCGACCGGGCGTTTGGGCATCAGCCATGTTTCGTAGGTGTACCGGGCAAAAGGGGGCACAAAGCTCAGCGCAGCCTCGTTTTCACGCACGATGCGCGTCCCCGCCGCGATCTCGTCGTTCACCAGCGTCAGACCGAGGTTCTCACCGGTGCGGGCGAAGTGCGCGCGGGCGTGCTCCAGGGCGCGCACCTGAATCGGCGGCAGTGACGAGTAGGCGTAGATCTGGCCGTGCGGATGGTGAAGCGTCACACCGACTTCGACTCCCCGGTTCTCGAAGGGCAACACATACGTGATTTCGTCGCGGCGCCCGAGTTCACGTGTCCGGTCGGCCCACACGTCGATCAACAACGCCACGTGCTCGATGGGCAGGGATCCCAGGCTGGCCTCCGGATCCTGAGTGAAGACGACGACTTCGCAGGCGCCCTCACCGGGCGCGGTGACCACGCCCTCCAGGCGTGGCGGCTCGCCGGGGTGCGGGACGAGGCTGGGAAAACGGTTCTCGAACACCGCGATGTCGTAGCCGCCCTGAGGCAGTTCGGTTGGCACGCCGCCTTCACGGGTCGGCGCGAGAGGATTGTAATCGGG
The Deinococcus peraridilitoris DSM 19664 genome window above contains:
- the galT gene encoding galactose-1-phosphate uridylyltransferase, which translates into the protein MPTTDSHRHEYLKPDGRKLWLYGRQPFQVGEIPSPDSVPVTAHPYLRWHPLRGEWVIYAAHRQNRTFLPPPDYNPLAPTREGGVPTELPQGGYDIAVFENRFPSLVPHPGEPPRLEGVVTAPGEGACEVVVFTQDPEASLGSLPIEHVALLIDVWADRTRELGRRDEITYVLPFENRGVEVGVTLHHPHGQIYAYSSLPPIQVRALEHARAHFARTGENLGLTLVNDEIAAGTRIVRENEAALSFVPPFARYTYETWLMPKRPVAFLSDLSPEERLGVAELLKDTLQRLDALFGVRMPYLMTLHQAPTDGTDYPEWPLRFEFYPALRAPGKLKFLAGTELGAGVFANDALPEDKARELREVQL